Proteins found in one Paenibacillus wynnii genomic segment:
- a CDS encoding glycoside hydrolase family 125 protein, which produces MEQFKLPKIVIPKLELPQAIQEVLIEAEERLAHRPKLLQLFKNCFPNTLETTTKLLPDGTTFVITGDIPASWLRDSVEQVIQYVPLAKNDPDLQRIIGGLIKRHIQYIHTDPYANAFNESANDWHWNTTDVTEMSPWVWERKFEIDSLCFVVRLAYTYWKETGLTDFFDAGFKSALRVIIDLFKREQRHFEQSPYRFSRNNGIPEDSLRNSGYGMPVNYTGMIWSGFRSSDDACDFHYNIPGNMFAVVALRQMQEFAEWVFRDLDFLTELKELEFEVNHGIKLYGIYRHPEFGPIYAYETDGFGNHCLMDDAGTPGLISIPYLGYATADDPIYQNTRRFALSKENPFYYEGKAAKGIGSPHTPANYIWHMALSMQGITAQTPEEKLELIALLENTDAGTGYMHEGFHADNPNIFTRSWFAWSNSLFSQLVYRAMKDGIL; this is translated from the coding sequence TTGGAACAATTCAAATTACCTAAAATAGTTATACCGAAGCTTGAACTCCCACAAGCCATACAAGAAGTTCTGATAGAAGCCGAGGAGAGGTTGGCTCATCGTCCGAAGTTGCTGCAGCTTTTCAAGAACTGTTTTCCAAACACGCTTGAGACGACTACAAAGCTACTTCCTGACGGAACAACCTTTGTGATTACGGGGGATATTCCAGCTTCCTGGCTCCGTGATTCTGTAGAGCAGGTGATTCAGTATGTACCACTGGCTAAAAACGACCCTGATTTGCAGCGGATCATCGGAGGATTAATCAAACGCCACATCCAATATATCCATACTGATCCTTATGCGAATGCTTTTAACGAATCGGCCAATGATTGGCACTGGAACACAACAGATGTAACTGAAATGTCGCCTTGGGTGTGGGAGCGGAAGTTTGAGATTGATTCTCTGTGCTTTGTTGTGCGATTAGCTTATACCTATTGGAAGGAAACGGGGCTAACCGACTTTTTTGATGCCGGCTTCAAATCTGCACTGCGTGTAATCATTGATTTATTCAAAAGAGAGCAGCGCCACTTCGAGCAATCTCCTTACCGCTTCAGCCGGAACAATGGTATTCCCGAGGATTCGCTGCGTAATAGCGGCTATGGCATGCCTGTGAACTATACCGGCATGATCTGGTCAGGCTTTCGCTCAAGCGATGATGCCTGCGATTTCCACTATAATATCCCCGGCAATATGTTCGCTGTCGTAGCCCTGCGTCAGATGCAGGAATTCGCCGAGTGGGTATTCCGTGATCTGGATTTTCTAACCGAGCTTAAAGAACTGGAATTTGAGGTGAATCACGGGATCAAGCTTTACGGTATTTACCGTCATCCTGAGTTCGGTCCTATCTATGCCTACGAGACGGACGGATTCGGCAATCACTGCTTGATGGATGATGCAGGTACACCTGGACTTATCTCCATCCCGTATCTGGGCTATGCGACAGCGGATGACCCTATCTATCAGAACACAAGACGTTTTGCGCTCAGCAAGGAGAATCCGTTCTATTATGAAGGGAAAGCTGCCAAAGGCATTGGCAGTCCGCATACACCCGCGAACTACATCTGGCACATGGCGTTGTCCATGCAGGGAATTACGGCTCAGACCCCGGAAGAGAAGCTGGAGCTAATTGCTCTGCTGGAGAATACAGATGCCGGCACGGGGTATATGCACGAGGGTTTCCATGCGGATAATCCAAATATCTTTACCCGCAGCTGGTTTGCCTGGTCGAACAGTTTATTCTCACAGCTCGTCTATCGGGCGATGAAGGATGGAATTCTGTGA
- a CDS encoding glycoside hydrolase family 130 protein: MSKIIGETLENIPWQEKPAGIHAPVWRYNANPIINRDAIPNSNSVFNSAVVAFEGGFAGVFRCDSKSVSMDIFAGFSKDGVNWKINHEPIVFQGNEEVIKREYRYDPRVCKMDDRYYITWCNGYHGPTIGIAYTFDFQTFHQLENAFLPYNRNGVLFPRKIGDYYAMLSRPSDTGHTPFGDIFYSASPDLTFWGQHRYLMGTINGDASAWQSKKIGPGPTPIETDKGWLLIYHGVINTCNGFVYRMGCALLDIDEPWKVKARARNYILGPETLYECVGDVPNVTFPCAALTDSATGRIAIYYGCADTVTGLAFTTVDELLNYMELYPLEEV, from the coding sequence ATGAGCAAAATTATTGGAGAAACCCTGGAAAATATCCCTTGGCAGGAGAAGCCTGCGGGCATCCATGCACCGGTCTGGCGGTATAACGCCAACCCGATTATTAACCGGGATGCCATTCCCAATTCGAACAGTGTATTCAACTCAGCGGTCGTTGCCTTTGAAGGTGGGTTCGCCGGCGTATTCCGCTGTGATTCCAAATCGGTCAGCATGGATATCTTTGCGGGATTTAGTAAGGATGGAGTGAACTGGAAGATCAATCATGAACCGATCGTGTTTCAGGGGAACGAGGAAGTCATTAAGCGGGAATACCGTTATGATCCGCGGGTCTGCAAGATGGATGACCGCTATTATATCACCTGGTGCAACGGCTATCATGGACCTACCATCGGCATTGCATATACATTCGATTTTCAAACCTTTCATCAACTGGAAAATGCCTTTTTGCCTTATAACCGCAACGGTGTACTATTTCCGAGAAAGATTGGCGACTATTATGCCATGCTCAGCCGTCCCAGCGATACGGGACATACGCCTTTCGGCGATATTTTTTACAGCGCGAGTCCCGATCTCACCTTCTGGGGACAACACCGCTATTTGATGGGTACGATCAATGGAGATGCCTCTGCCTGGCAGTCCAAGAAAATCGGACCAGGTCCTACGCCAATCGAAACGGACAAGGGCTGGCTGCTGATTTATCATGGCGTAATTAATACCTGCAACGGCTTTGTTTACCGTATGGGCTGCGCCCTGCTCGATATTGATGAGCCATGGAAGGTTAAGGCACGCGCGCGCAACTATATTCTCGGCCCTGAAACCTTGTACGAATGTGTGGGAGATGTCCCTAATGTGACTTTCCCTTGTGCCGCATTGACGGATTCAGCCACAGGACGGATTGCTATCTATTATGGCTGCGCCGATACGGTAACAGGCCTGGCCTTTACTACAGTGGATGAGCTCCTCAATTACATGGAGTTGTATCCGTTAGAAGAAGTTTAA
- a CDS encoding alpha-mannosidase, whose product MTKKKTTAHIVSHTHWDREWYLPYEKHHVRLVQLVDALLDKLESDTAFKSFYLDGQTIILEDYLQVRPEKKEEIEQYIREGRILIGPWYILQDAFLTSGEANVRNMQIGHQDALKYGEPSKIGYFPDTFGLVGQTPQLMVQSGITNAFFGRGVKPTGFNNTVSDGGYESSFSELIWEGPDGSKILGILFANWYSNGNEIPVDESAAKEFWDKKLTDAEKYASTGELLFMNGCDHQPLQLDLPEAIRTAQALYPNVDFVHSNFPDYLSSLDTKLYNQQSSVNRGLSTVMGELRSQRTDGWGTLVNTASARIYLKQMNQMGQSILEKVAEPLASIANLAGKAYPHHLFTYAWKTLMQNHPHDSICGCSVDEVHREMVTRFDKSRHVAESIVEDSAKYIADAVATSIFAEYGADALPFVVMNTSGWRRTGTVSIDLDAARLYLREGFTLEETSRRMQEINLSGRMLVDQHGEAVPCTVEDLGLQFGYDLPDDKFRQSYMCRRVRVTFEAVQVPALGLRSYAWVQSSLPILEQVTLLSGNRVMENDSLRVEIAEDGSFTLMDKLRGIAYRDLGVYENTGDIGNEYMYKQPEGESALTTKGHAADIRILEDTAYRTAIEIKHNWEIPASADERLDAEQRALVYYPERKAQRSRDTVILKLRTVITLEREGKGLQIASTIDNQAKDHRVRILFPTDVQTAVHQVDSMFEIAKRDNEPSPEWLNPSNTQHQQSFVDVNNDYQGLTVANLGLNEYEMLRDGRNTIAVTLLRSVGELGDWGWFPTAEAQCLGEHTLRLMLIPHNGDGVTSGAYVEAYQFQIPWTVCQTGVHKGTLATSYAPLEWESQNVAFSSMKMNAETGDLLLRWYNMSLEASTLTLNLHIPHVHLYKTTILEESKPSIVEREVSIHNLQIGPCEIATFGIKL is encoded by the coding sequence ATGACTAAGAAAAAGACCACCGCGCATATCGTTTCCCACACCCATTGGGACCGGGAATGGTATCTGCCATACGAGAAGCATCATGTCCGTCTAGTTCAGCTTGTAGATGCACTGCTGGACAAATTGGAAAGCGATACGGCCTTCAAGAGCTTTTATCTGGATGGACAGACGATCATTCTGGAGGATTATCTTCAGGTTCGGCCCGAGAAAAAAGAGGAGATTGAGCAGTATATCCGTGAAGGGCGGATTCTAATAGGTCCTTGGTATATTTTGCAGGATGCCTTTCTTACAAGTGGAGAAGCCAATGTGCGCAATATGCAGATCGGCCATCAGGATGCTTTAAAATATGGTGAGCCGTCCAAAATCGGTTATTTTCCTGACACCTTCGGACTAGTTGGACAGACGCCGCAGCTTATGGTTCAGTCGGGTATCACTAATGCGTTCTTCGGCCGGGGAGTGAAGCCAACAGGCTTTAATAACACTGTCTCTGACGGCGGCTACGAATCTTCATTCTCAGAGCTGATTTGGGAAGGGCCTGACGGCTCCAAGATACTCGGTATTCTATTTGCCAACTGGTATTCCAATGGCAATGAGATTCCAGTAGACGAAAGCGCTGCAAAAGAATTCTGGGATAAGAAGCTGACAGATGCGGAGAAATATGCCTCAACGGGTGAGTTGCTGTTCATGAATGGCTGTGACCATCAGCCCTTGCAGTTGGATTTGCCAGAGGCGATCCGTACAGCCCAGGCTTTATACCCGAATGTGGATTTCGTTCATTCGAACTTCCCTGATTACTTAAGTTCATTGGATACGAAGCTTTACAATCAGCAGTCGTCTGTAAATCGCGGACTATCTACGGTAATGGGTGAACTTCGCAGTCAGCGTACGGACGGATGGGGTACACTTGTGAACACGGCCTCAGCCCGCATTTATTTGAAACAGATGAACCAGATGGGACAGTCCATTCTGGAAAAGGTAGCTGAGCCGCTAGCTTCCATCGCGAATCTTGCAGGTAAAGCCTATCCTCACCATCTATTCACCTATGCTTGGAAGACCTTAATGCAGAATCATCCGCATGACAGTATCTGCGGGTGCAGTGTAGATGAAGTGCACCGTGAGATGGTCACTCGATTTGATAAAAGCCGCCACGTTGCTGAAAGCATCGTTGAAGATTCTGCGAAGTATATCGCTGATGCTGTAGCTACATCTATTTTTGCGGAATATGGAGCCGATGCATTGCCTTTTGTAGTGATGAATACTTCGGGTTGGAGACGTACAGGAACAGTAAGTATTGACTTGGATGCAGCTCGCCTATATCTCCGTGAAGGTTTTACATTAGAAGAGACCTCCCGTAGAATGCAGGAGATTAATCTCAGTGGACGTATGCTAGTGGATCAACACGGAGAAGCTGTGCCCTGTACCGTGGAAGATCTGGGGCTGCAATTTGGCTATGATCTGCCAGATGATAAGTTCAGGCAGTCCTATATGTGCCGCAGGGTAAGAGTGACGTTCGAAGCTGTACAAGTTCCAGCGCTGGGACTTCGCAGTTATGCTTGGGTACAATCATCGCTGCCCATCCTTGAACAAGTTACTCTGCTATCCGGTAACCGAGTGATGGAGAATGACAGCCTTCGGGTAGAAATCGCGGAGGACGGTTCCTTTACCCTGATGGATAAGCTGAGGGGGATTGCATACCGTGATCTTGGGGTTTATGAAAACACCGGAGACATCGGTAATGAATACATGTATAAACAGCCTGAAGGTGAGAGTGCCTTGACCACTAAAGGTCACGCTGCAGATATCCGTATACTGGAAGATACAGCTTACCGTACTGCTATAGAGATCAAACATAATTGGGAAATTCCTGCTTCAGCTGATGAGAGATTAGATGCGGAGCAGCGTGCTTTGGTTTATTATCCGGAACGCAAGGCTCAGCGGAGCCGAGATACTGTGATCCTTAAGCTCCGTACTGTGATTACGTTGGAGCGCGAAGGCAAGGGGCTGCAAATTGCTTCGACCATAGACAATCAGGCTAAGGATCACCGAGTTCGGATATTGTTCCCGACCGACGTGCAAACGGCTGTACATCAAGTGGATTCGATGTTCGAAATAGCCAAAAGAGATAATGAACCATCACCCGAGTGGCTAAATCCAAGCAATACGCAGCATCAGCAATCGTTCGTCGATGTCAACAATGACTATCAAGGTCTTACCGTTGCCAATCTTGGACTGAATGAGTACGAGATGCTGCGTGATGGACGCAATACCATAGCAGTCACACTACTGCGCAGTGTAGGTGAACTTGGCGATTGGGGCTGGTTCCCAACTGCGGAGGCCCAATGTCTTGGGGAGCATACCCTTCGTTTAATGCTTATACCCCATAATGGAGATGGAGTCACCTCTGGTGCTTACGTAGAAGCTTATCAATTCCAGATTCCGTGGACCGTATGCCAGACGGGTGTCCATAAGGGAACTCTTGCAACAAGCTATGCACCACTGGAATGGGAGAGCCAGAATGTGGCATTTTCCTCCATGAAAATGAATGCTGAAACAGGTGACCTTCTTTTGCGTTGGTATAACATGAGCCTTGAAGCGTCTACCCTTACTCTGAATTTGCACATTCCGCATGTTCATCTGTATAAAACCACCATTCTCGAAGAGAGTAAGCCCTCTATTGTTGAGCGGGAGGTTAGTATACACAATCTGCAGATTGGCCCATGCGAGATTGCTACGTTTGGTATTAAGTTGTGA
- a CDS encoding FRG domain-containing protein, whose product MITFFFFSFFDEMYTDPFVQRAFQMIFGKKLMLDGYCDIGEYIYGRIKKDDINSGLKMIDSPFTDLYTRPYPKENAIGNTWSSYHQQYLLKSSSENMQYIEAQAVINWMFRSYSNINDRLDAAKELTMKLEKAFDIKGRLTFSQGIIYVSSEIDLQLISSVDDFYKAVSHIKSAGKELFYRGHTNVNHVLVPSIMRGKHWREHERDMYNELLIQCPQNFEKVKSHLDCLVQMQHYGLPTRLLDITHNPLVALYFACERDDNTFGEIIVFEENSTSIKYPQSDTVSILASLPLFSYQDQQGFYKHASNPELNKADFNKKIDRLLHEVKLEKPAFRDEIDKADLLNCFVVLPTKNNSRILKQDGAFILCGLSDNNSTTINKLRYEEKSGKTQIYIVTKKKEILKQLDTFSINKASLFPEIDDVADYIKNKY is encoded by the coding sequence ATGATTACCTTCTTTTTCTTCTCTTTCTTTGATGAAATGTATACGGATCCATTTGTACAAAGAGCTTTTCAGATGATTTTCGGAAAAAAGCTTATGTTGGATGGATATTGCGATATTGGGGAATATATCTACGGGCGGATCAAAAAAGATGATATAAATAGCGGATTAAAAATGATAGACTCACCATTTACAGATTTATATACTAGGCCGTACCCTAAAGAGAATGCCATCGGAAACACATGGTCAAGTTATCATCAGCAGTACCTGCTAAAATCATCTTCTGAAAATATGCAGTATATAGAAGCACAGGCGGTAATTAATTGGATGTTTCGATCTTATAGTAATATCAACGACAGACTGGATGCTGCCAAAGAATTAACGATGAAATTAGAAAAAGCCTTTGATATCAAAGGCAGGTTAACATTTTCACAGGGGATTATATATGTGAGTTCAGAAATTGATCTACAATTGATATCCTCAGTTGATGATTTTTATAAGGCTGTCAGCCATATAAAATCTGCGGGAAAAGAACTGTTTTATCGCGGGCATACGAATGTTAATCATGTACTTGTTCCTTCCATTATGAGGGGAAAGCACTGGAGAGAGCATGAACGAGATATGTATAATGAATTGCTGATTCAGTGTCCCCAGAATTTTGAAAAGGTCAAATCTCATTTAGATTGTCTGGTACAAATGCAACATTACGGTCTGCCGACCCGATTGCTTGATATTACCCATAATCCGTTGGTTGCGTTGTATTTTGCCTGTGAACGGGATGACAATACTTTTGGAGAAATCATTGTTTTTGAAGAGAACAGCACCAGCATTAAGTACCCGCAAAGTGATACCGTGTCTATACTAGCCAGTCTGCCGCTTTTTAGCTATCAGGATCAGCAGGGATTCTATAAACACGCCTCCAACCCTGAATTAAACAAAGCAGATTTTAACAAAAAGATTGACCGACTGCTCCATGAGGTTAAACTTGAAAAACCCGCCTTCAGGGATGAAATTGACAAGGCTGATCTGTTGAATTGTTTCGTTGTACTGCCTACTAAGAACAATAGCCGAATCCTGAAGCAAGATGGCGCGTTTATATTATGCGGATTATCTGACAACAATTCTACTACTATCAACAAGCTGAGGTATGAAGAGAAGTCCGGCAAAACTCAAATATATATAGTAACCAAAAAGAAAGAAATCTTGAAACAGTTGGATACGTTCTCTATCAATAAAGCATCGTTATTTCCAGAAATAGATGATGTCGCAGATTATATTAAAAATAAATATTAG